Genomic window (Rosa chinensis cultivar Old Blush chromosome 6, RchiOBHm-V2, whole genome shotgun sequence):
AAATGAAACTATTGATCATCTGTTTCATAAATGTCAGTTTGCTTCTTAGGTTTGGTCTTTTTCTTATCTAGTTAAGCCTACTCTTTGGCAAGGAAATCTTTTAGATTGGTTGATCAGTTTAAGTCAGAAGAAGCGCTTTACTTTTCTGTGGTCTATTTGGAATTCCAGGAATAAGTTTTCAACATAAACATATATCTCCTGCTGCAGCTTTCTCTTTTGGTTCCGCTTATCAGAAAGTTAATGGGAAGACCATAAAATACCCTGTTACTAGAGTTATTCAGAGAACTATTCGTTGGATACCCCCGGATACCAATCTTGTAAAGATTAATTTTGATGGCTCAGTGAGGAATGATACAACAACTATTGAGTTTCTTATTCGTAATTTTGATGGTAATCCTCTAGTAGCAGCTTGCAGGCCATTGGGTTCTACGACTACTATAGTGGTAGAAGTTACGGCATTACGTGAGGCTTTGCATACTGCTTTCCTTCAAGggttcaaaaatattattaTCGAAGGAGGCTCTAAGCTAGTTATGGATTGTGTTTGAGGCTCAGCCACTGTTCCCTGGTGTATCAAGACTTTAATTCAAGATATCAGAGAGCTAGCGGCAAAAATTCAGTTTATCATCTTCCAACATATTTATCAGGAAGCTAATTTTGTAACAGATCATGTGGCTTTTTTAGCCTATAACTTTCATACTCCACATGTACGGTTTTCTTGCTTACCCCTTTCTGTGTTCCCAACATTCTATTTGGATCAGGTGGAAAGGGGTGTTTCTCGgagttttgttttttcattgtaaacttttttctaatcttcaaaaaaaaaaaaaaaaaacaaatgttgtaggaaaatatgattcgaGAGAATTGTGAGACAAAttgtgtgtgttctattattgataataggagccctttatatagggatttacaaaatacataatcttgtcatacaaggaaatagaatccgaatataattaggaaatctaaaaccttctctcctattacaactctagaactaaaccctagtttgaagaggcacacacaatgtcgatatccttcaacactcccccttgtgccgctcaaacttggtgatgacgctttgatcgttgcctcgttaaaaaccttgtcaggtaacaaaaacctagtgggataaaaataaccctggtcgaaggacaaaaagagcacaacacgtcttttactcttcgagatcgatcaTGTAGACATAATaacatctccccttgattgctacaatcataggagttcggataattttctcaatccgagTCTCTTcatatgtttctcgaaggtggatttaggtaacgacttagtgaataagttcgctacattatcctctgattggatttgattcacttcaatctttagaagtgattaatattgttgctgattgtaaaagaatttaggatatatatgcttggtgttgttgcccttgatgaaacctaatgaCATTTGCTCAATTCATAaatgcattatcctcataaatgcatgtaggtttatctgtggtagacttcaaaccacaagtttctcgaatatgtctaataaCAAACCTTAACCATATGCATTCATGCACAGCTTTATGTAGAGTAATAGTCTCCTcgtgattcgaggaagtagcaacaagggtctattTTATAGAcgtccaagatatcgcggtgcttcccatggtaaagacataacccatttgggagcgacctttgtgagggtcagagagataccctgcatcagcaaacatcaccatcattttggtgtaagggaggaggaggatgcCGGCCACCCTTGGCGGTGGCAGCTTTGCTAGTCATGGCGTCTTGGACAGTGTctcttgggctaatgagatccgttctcattcttccgtcattcttttctctctgcagggatagaacaagcccatatctatcatacattttaagtaatgaaagattgtctttataccagtccaatgacGTTGCATTGGCGCagggctacatctagccaacaagttcataacaaatgaggtgtctggtcttgtattgtgttaagtacaataatgcgcctattgcatttagataagacacttctgccaattaacacatcttcgtcatcatccctgggacgaaacgtatccctcttagggtcaagactacggacgaccatgggagtgtaTCAGTGACTTTATCGAAATGCAAAGAATTTATTGACagggtatacaagttctaaatctagacaaaaccgtattcttccaaggtccttcatctcaaaattggatttcaggtgttcagtgatttcccttaactctcaaaggttccaattatgtttatcaacataaaccatgATAATTGCAAATCCAtaacttgtcatgaaaacgcaggggcatagttcatcatatcccttcccaatcaagtagtcactttagtgagcatttcaccCTTATTGCAAACTCGCTCCTtggtcaagagccacttgatttgggtaaatgaagtacaCAAgacccttcattatattccatatctagatcctcatagagatacgtagtgaccacattcgtaagatgcatgttcagttattcggaaactactaaactgacaaggtagtggagtgcaatgacatccattacgagagaatatgtcttctcatagtcgatttcagggcgttttgtgagaagccttgtgccataaggcgagattatcatctctttttctcatcatgctatctaacaaagacctattaatgtcaacaggttttatgttaggaggtgttggcatctcaggcccgaaatccttcctctttgttagtgaatccaattcaacctggatcacatctttccatttaggccaattttctctacattggcattcttcaacggagtaaggtttgatgtcattggtctcaataattccacgtcttcatgtacactagtgtaattcgtaaagatctctatattcttaggaatttGTTCTAACATTAAGGCGTCCCctaacgatgtctcttggacataaccacaatccagaatattctcatgagactgattttgagtattaatgatcaatggatcaagttgtgccaaactcgctatcttcctagggcgagaatccatcgaacctatgggtcttctacgctctctagcggaacccatggcctatgacgccattatgccataTTTGTCGTGTCACCATACCACTATCCGTGGTAGTGGTGTCGTACCCATCtcatctgggtggcaccatgtcctcttgtggggacatcaatccttgcaaacatgtttgcagcaggtatatgtgatctcgtcacttttaggggatcaagatgagacatagtggggacagaccacgacaattcctgtcgttcctgttgaacattgacgttctaatctccccctaacgatgggaagactgtctcatcaaagtgacaatttgcaaatccagtgaaaaagagatcgcctgtcaagggttctacatagcggacttgtggttggagacttatgtccaacacaaatatatatatatatatatatatatatgcattcgttgcaatgacttatattgatgcgctgtggcggcgcaattggcacataaactgcacaatcaaatatgcataattacgagatattagactcgaacccagtcactagctgtaacgcaaataaaagttgagtggctacTATGaatcgtagatgaattagcatagctgcatgcgatattgcataacccaagcggaaatattggtgcacaTTATCAAAGTCctggctaccatcgtagtcttttaatggtggcttttccgagagaccaattgggtgtgtacataaGAATATGatatttgatatcaatacccaatgatatgcaatagtcatcaaaaattttcgatgtaaactctctaacattatcaagtcaaattgactgaatgagatgatctgggtagtgagcctgtagccatatgttatgggctaggagttcattataagcagcattacgagtggatgatagcgcgacacatgaccagcgtgtccacacattaaccaacaccataaaacatctaagcagttcgcaagttggttgaatcgatccacaaaattggattctatgtaagaattgagttatttctttagtgtcctttgcctaggatggtcttgatcctaagaaaacaggctttacagaacgaaagattggtcttataatcaaccaatgaaggttttggttgagccacaatgtcacaatttactttAAGAAGTAGAGAAAGGAGCCAAGTCTCTAtacatggcgtcaaagccatgattttgcCGCAGGGGGATCACGGGGCCGGCGTTGGCCAGCATGTGGTGCATGGCGGCGGCGCCCCAAGGCTCGGCGGTGGTgcaatgctctctttgaatcgacttttgattctcacttctcttcgttctgaaaaagagATGTTCGTGTGAAGTCTATAGTAtcacagatcatcatatcatgacctgcgtgtcccaaacggtcgtgtcaaagcctatatgtgtcagaattcCATAAGTCATctttcatgacatggttggattcaatgactcgaatagtggttgcatacaacccactagagcgactcataagtttctccaatactcgtttatgtccgtagtcattagaggtgatgcaaatgaactcttgtccattctcacaatgtgtttccacatgaaaaccattagattttatatctttcaaataaagtttgaattaaggtatgtccaagacattaagtaaaagaatcgacactttattaatagccaatgattacatcaaagtttcttaaccaaagtctaattcaaaataaaaattcaaacttagacaaatcgtagtcactcaatccatttggtaactccaatcaaatatgaccagggaagtagagagagatgtcagtggagcgaggctctcttaagtaccactaatctcaatcactttcctagacatcatactccattggatgcgccacttgagaaagagttaatacaaaattgtcatttattgattaaggcataattgttattacataattcttgggaaaaaaaaaaattaaaagactacTCGAAATAAAAATATGctgcattttgtcttcatcgccagatttaaagtcttttgaactcgatgtcttgatcaccattgatcaagtactccataaaacataatgtagaggatgctctcttgattgaggcaTATTGACGCAATATAAATTGTCCCTAGGACCATTGGCGTTGGAATAGTgttaccatggccaaaagtggcgccatggtgtccaacccccaACCCTCAATGTCATGACTCCTTTGGTCATGTATTTGCCaactttggcgattaccttcatgAGCATGTTGATCATATCATCCATGGTGACTTCTTCTAGCCATTGAATAGTGCTCATGGTAGCCATCCTTGAGGCCTACCATATTTTCCATTCACAAAGTTCGTGGCTGTGCCTTTCAACACATGCCATAGCTTCAATTAGCTGATGGAaatttgtgatccgtcttgcgttTACATGAGTCCGAAATAAAttagaggacctcatagcatagacagggaaggtattgagggttttctcaatcaattgttcttttGTGATAGTTTTTCACAGGCATGCATCAATGTCtgatgcggagagcttccgAACAATATTCCATAACTTTGTCAAAGTTAGAGAAGCAGAGATAATTCCATCATTCTTCTAAGTTCAAAAAATTGTGAATGACATTCACGAAGCGCTACCCAAAGGTTtctagcgctatcctcattcatgtactcaaactggagtgcCATCTCCATGTGGCGCTTTATCAGGGTAAGTGTcctggaattatctatctcagtttgtgagtcttgagcggttcctttaGAACATGGCTCTTGGATTATAGGCAATAAATATCTCGTGCCCGTAGAATCCAATGaagtaaaatcgagctcgttcaagtttgatatccaaaaaggagaaacaagaacggattagtttcggagtcaatgcttccatgaaaactaatattaagatttccgagccttaatgctaccaaaaaatcgatttccaagaaatttggattagaccgaaacagtgatgtttaatatggtcaaaaATAGATGCTTGCAAacactcttagtccgaagattatgaacactcttagttcattgattacgaacgctttTAGTTCGTTTagtgtgaatccccacaattccgcttattaaataatcaaacccatgttcgtatattgcaaatcctgcagcaaataaagaaatttaaaagacaagaaagcaggaactttaatcacaaaaacttacttgatgattcggggcttgagaacacgcgcgCGTTGATGTAGGCGTGTTAGGGCAGCAGTAGCAACGAGGGGCAGCAAGTGGCAGCAAGCTGTGTTGGATGCACGGGGCAGCATGGGCTGCAGATACGTAGGGCTGCAAGTGCGTTGTGGGGGTGCTGCTGCGAGGTCGttgcgcaagggctgcagggtTGTTGGGCTGCGCGACTACAGGGCTACGGGCAGGCTGGTGCGCGGGTTGCTGGGGACAGACGCTAGCGTGGGCTAGCTGTGTGCGGTGGTTGCGGAGGCAGCGGGCGAGTGTATGGCTGCGGGGTGCGTACTCGGAGAGCAGCAAGCGCATGAGCGAGTGGGAGCTGCGGGGGCAGCTAGCGCAGGGGCGAGTAGGAGCTTCGGGGGCAACAAGCACGGGGTTGCAAGGCTGGGGCATGCGGCAGATTTTGTGAGAAGAGTTTtaggattttgatttttagggctagggttagggctcgtgctgataacgtgttgtaggaaaatatgattcgaGAGAATTGTGAGAGAAAttgtgtgtgttctattattgataataggagccctttatatagggatttacaaagtacataatcttgtcatacaaggaaatagaatccgaatataattaggaaatctagaaccttctctcttattacaactctagaactgAACCCTAGTTTGAATGGCACACACAATGTCAAtatccttcaaaaaaaaaaaaaagctatccCTCCATCTGTAAATATCCATCTGCGAGTTCAATGTTGGATGTCTATTGAAGACAAAAGTTTATAGTGTAGACCAAGTTAACATGATTTGATTAGCTTGTTAATGTTAAGCAAAGTGACAAACGTATGTGGCGGCATATATATAGACTATATATATAGTAGAGTGTAGAATTAGCTTAATTGGTTAACTTAATTAGCTACATTTTCATTTGTTAGAATGTCAAGAAAATGACATAAACTGTAGAATCAATCAAGGATTTAAAGTTATCCGAAATTGATTATTACTTGTTAATATTGCCGGTGTTTCAGCCGATGTTCAAATTTCATTAATTTCTATAAAttcagaaaacagaaaaatttcgAAACTGAAATTGCAAATTTTGAAACTAACAAACCGTAAAACCTGTAAAACTTACTAGCATGACAGAAAATACCACCGATTAAAACATCCGGGAAATATAACTTAACATGCCACTACCTTTTACTAGGTTGGATTTCTATCTTATGTGCATGATTTTCAAAGAGGATGaggtagaatatatatatatatatatatatatatatatatatatatatataattaaaaccCTAATGCCGTCTTTGAACATGGGACCAATGCCCGTATTTGACAATTACCAGAAATTTCAAAGATGGGATCACCGGCCAAGTTGAACTAAAATAGACCGGGCGAGAAGTCATTTAGCTAGTGTAGATTTTCCGTCAACATGGACTAATTTTAAGTAGTAGTGGTAGCTGATGATAATTATGTGCGAGTAGTGGAACTAATTGATTAGTCAAATTAGAATTGAAAATAATGTACAAAAGCAAGTCCTGATTACTACGTGATGTCACTAACACCTTCAAAGTTACACCAACTTTTGTTCAATTCCCAGCTTCTTCCACCTTACAGAAACATTGCAAAAGTGTTTGGGTTCAATCTTTTAGGAGAGTTGACTGATGTTTTGTTGAAATCCATCGCTCCGTCGGTTTAGACTTCTAACTAAACTAAAAACACATAATCTGTATTCTGCAAATTCTAAGATGTACATACATATAATATAGGTTTGAACATAAATACAATTCTAATCTCTGATATTTAAATATGTCTTTTGATATCAGGTCATTCACAAGTTTTGATAATCAAGCTAATAATGATGTATTACTAGATCAAGTTACGAACCGATTATCGGTCATATCAGTCTATTAGAACTCTCGAAGTGCAAAAAACTGTCACATTTCAAATTAAAACCAATTGATGTACTATTTGGATCAAGCAAAAACCTTTAAATTAGTATATATCACCATGTCGATCACAATATCCGGGAACTAAATTAGATATATAAATCATCATCACATACTCCAAATTAAAGCAGTCCATGCAtcctaattaagtaattaactcAGTAGATGCTCACTCTGAAATCAAGGAGGAAGATGAATATTTCTTTGATCGATCTTTATATTTGTGCCTCTTTGATAAGGTAGATAGGTATGACTGAtatgattaattaatttacGAACATTAATCAACTCGAGCATATCGATCTTCCTCAGAGAAATTAACTTTAGCCTGACTCGATCTGAAGGAATAATAAAGTAGCTACcgagtttcaaactttcaaatcTCTTATCTTCGTCTTCTTCCATATTAGTTGCGTATAATATCCTCACGAGCACCATATTAAAATAAGATTTCATGTGTTAAAAACTTTCGCTACTCTCTCCTCCTGGTTAAATGTATTGAGACCTAAATCTACTTGATTAAACATATCATAGCCAAAATCTTGAGTTCTTGACTCTAGTGACTGGTGTATGTCATCACTTTCCTTATACATTAGCTTTTGAATTTAGGGAGCTTATGTGCCCTAAACTAACTACGCTCATCATAAAATAGTTTTAAGACATGCACGCCCTCTCAAATCAAAGCTAGTCAATTGTGATATATCAAAATATTTCATGACGTACTTTTCTACCAAACGATTGGCATTGTCATATTGAATATGGTGTTGAACTTAATACTTATGCGTTGGTGATTTTCAGCATATTGTAACtattctgagagagagagagagagagagagagagagagatgatccAAAGTCAAGGACAATTCAGAACTAATAGGCGTTCTATTGTTATAAATTCTAAATACCTGCTCTCTTTGATTAGTGTGCAACTGTGCATGATTCTGTTCGATTTCAAAGAATTTAATATAAGATCGATGATCTCATTGATATATGTAATGTTACACGTGCACGTGTGTTTATGAATGGACAACTTCAACTATTGACCAAAACCAAGAgacaaaatcaaacaatttcAAGAATTATAATGCATACATGAAGAAAAGCTACTTGTGTCTtccatttttcttgtttttttgttttttgttttgatttttgttttttggagaGATTCAAACTTTGAATGTACTAcagttgaaaaaaaattaatacgaGTACGTAAGAACTAATATCTTATAtatttcattctttttcatAGTGGATTGACTCGAAcgatataatatatatagaaaaatgTAGACAGAAATTTAGATACTCATTCACACTTTTGTGCATCAAATATTTTACTCCACATTCTAATAAATGTATTGAGCTTCTCAAAGCATACTTCAACTCAACTAGCTAGATATTGAGAGTACACATTAATTTATATTTAAGGGACTGTTGAATCTTAGAGACCGGACGGCAGACGGCCAGACGCCATGACCCTATTGCACTGGTTCAAGCAACCCGTTGGTGCAAAAGTCTATTTCAAAGATAACTTGGTACTATGCTTGAGCGAAATTGATAAGCTGTCCTAAACTCCTAATTCATAATTCCTCTTACTCCATTTCTTTCAATGTTGTATCCTCTATTTGTAGATTTGTATTTTCTTACATGTTCAACTCGTTTTCAGGGAGGCTCTATTTGTAATATTATTGTAATGTTTATATTGCAAATTCCAACAGGGTTTCCCTAATTCAAAACTCTCCTATTTCTATATTTTTTAGTTTCTGGCTTCCTTATATATACATGAACTCAGTCTCCCCTCATATGTAGGATAGTCTTTGTTACCGAAGTGGATTAGTTGACCGTTATTGAGCTTGTTAACTCATTCAAAGGCTCAAAGCTGAAGAAGACAAAATCCTTCAAGTAGAAATTAAGAGGTGGTGGTGGAAATATCCATCCATGTATCAGCAGCCAAAGCCAACCTGCTTACTGATAAATTCTTCAGGGCGGCTGCCATGCTAGTGGCACAGTACACCCACCAATCACAATCCACTCAATTTCTAAAATTACTCCCCACACTCTACCACACGCACGTGCAATGGCGGCCCTACTGAGAAACTGCTCCTGCTTACTACTAGCTAGTATTGTTCATATGGGGTCCTTGTTCAAAACATGATCCGAAAGAATTGtggtttggttttcttttcaaaGGTTGCCTTTACCTgaaagtttcaaactttcaattgcaTTCTATATTAGACGTCGGCTGGTACCAAAAGACATGTCGTGCAAAACCAAGGACACGTTTAAAGAAGAATGAACAGCTTTAGCTTTAGTTTAATCAAAGTGATCGAGCATCTGCAGGGGCCTGAAAAAGATTGCTATCTTCTGCAATAATAATGAGCATGCCGTTGCTGCCTTCAACTCGCACTTGATTTATAATTCTAAACAAAAAGCTTCAACTTTTTGATTAGGAGCATGACAATTTCTGAGATGCGAGTTCTCCAATCACTGATCTTACGTTTGAAATTGTGACTGATGACATAGTATTTTATAATAGTTAGATCATAGAATAGTGTAGAGAGAATGATGGGATGCTGATCATGATAGTACGTCTCTAGgttaaaccctaaatacaaCTGAAACCAAAGGGTCATCAAGTACAAAATGTCATAATAAGTTGCAGAAGTTTTCTGCTTTTCTAAACAATTGTCTGATTTGTCTCCGAGTTCCTGTATTTGGATCCTAACTGTATCAATGAATTTCTATATCttgaagaagaatcatctgCAATTACGTAACTACCAAGCAAAACGACTTCCTGTTCCGTCAAGAAAACGATCGGTGTGCCACCCCTTGGCCTGAAGTTCAGAAACAAATGGACCAAATACATCATTCATCTTCTCGTAAGCCTCTTCGAGTGCAGTTGAAGTTGGAACATGAGAAGACTTCTCCATGTCAGCTGCAAATCCGGCAACAAGCCACCCCCTCAAGGCATCTTCACCGGTAGCACTGTGCTCCAATACCATGTCAACCGATTTTTTTCCAGGATTCAGAAGAAACTTCTCGTCTGGGAATATTTGTTTCAATTCATCAAGTTTTGAAGGCTTAAAAACCTTGCGGAAGGACTTTCCCACTTTTACATTTCCAGCATCTTCTATGAGTCGCCCAGGAAAGAGAAGATCTTCTTTATACCTTAGGTCAGCTGGGCTTGATACTTTTCCCGTCTAGAATGGATTTAAAAGCAGGTTTAAGAGATAATATAGAGATATACACAAATACGCCCCCAGATAGAGAGTTTAAACAAACCTTGATGAAATCAGCCACAAGCATTGCGGTCCTCTGAGGATTCAGAGTGTTCACAGGAGTTGCCCGCATTTCTTCAATGACACAATATACATGTACGATTGAAAGAAGAGGCCCAACTACCATCTGCAATCAATAATTAGAAGCTTTTTCTTTAGCAATCATAGTAGAAACTCATGAGCACCCAATGAAATgaattctattttcttttctacaGATCTTGAAGCATTCAAATTGTAGATAAGattacaaaagaaatttaactgCAAAATTATATCATATACCTTTCCTTGAATTGATGAACAGATAGTAGATGCTAACTGGATTCCTAACCCTATTCCAAGAACATTGAACACAGTTGAGATTGCCTCCCCTTTTGCAAACAGGTCACTAAGATTGCCTTCTTTTGCAAAGGAGGAATAAATTGGTAATCTTGTTGCTCTTGCTGCAACAACTGCCATCCCCTGTTAAAGGTAACAAGTTTCAACACTGAGGAATCTACACAATGATATTTTGGAAGTCTAGAAGTGACTCAATTTATTAATTGCAAAGGAATAGAGAAACAATAAATTACATGACAA
Coding sequences:
- the LOC112170082 gene encoding protein root UVB sensitive 2, chloroplastic is translated as MQKQNWSNGVRHRFPLLHFGSIFLNCAGGEAPPILPPNFFSPTFACWFSPLMNLLERIKMQKKEPDKAPPPPELPVYWIETSEAVSYRCEFEPHGHLSVKILDDSRPVIRRVADSFVNKFFPSGYPYSVNEGYLRYTQFRALQHFTSAALSVLSTQSLLFAAGLRPTPAQATVVSWVLKDGMQHMGKLICSNLGARMDSEPKRWRILADVLYDLGTGLEVLSPLCPQFFLEVAGLGNFAKGMAVVAARATRLPIYSSFAKEGNLSDLFAKGEAISTVFNVLGIGLGIQLASTICSSIQGKMVVGPLLSIVHVYCVIEEMRATPVNTLNPQRTAMLVADFIKTGKVSSPADLRYKEDLLFPGRLIEDAGNVKVGKSFRKVFKPSKLDELKQIFPDEKFLLNPGKKSVDMVLEHSATGEDALRGWLVAGFAADMEKSSHVPTSTALEEAYEKMNDVFGPFVSELQAKGWHTDRFLDGTGSRFAW